In Xyrauchen texanus isolate HMW12.3.18 chromosome 45, RBS_HiC_50CHRs, whole genome shotgun sequence, a single window of DNA contains:
- the LOC127637591 gene encoding serine-threonine kinase receptor-associated protein-like, producing MAMRQTPLTCSGHTRPVVDLAFSGITPYGYFLISACKDGKPMLRQGDTGDWIGTFLGHKGAVWGATLNKEATKAATAAADFTAKVWDAVTGDEVLTLAHKHIVKSVNFTQDSNCLLTAGNDKVLRIYDLSKPEAEPQEISGHTSAIKKALWCNNDQQILSAADDKTIRLWDKNTNEAVKTLSFDASVTSMEYIPDGDIFLITYGRTIAFYKTNSLELIKTVDAPASIHSASLHPEKDFFVAGGDDFKLYKFDYSTKEELESYKGHFGPVHCVRFSPDGELYASGSEDGTLRLWQTAVGKTYGLWKCVLPEELSSENSEVLYCPPTEIKA from the exons ATGGCTATGAGACAGACTCCTCTCACTTGCTCTGGCCACACCAGACCAGTTGTGGATCTGGCGTTCAGTGGAATAACCCCTTATGGATATTTCCTTATTAGTGCTTGTAAAG ATGGTAAACCTATGTTGCGCCAGGGAGACACAGGGGACTGGATCGGGACGTTCTTGGGTCACAAGGGTGCTGTCTGGGGTGCCACCTTAAATAAAGAAGCTACAAAAGCCGCTACTGCTGCAGCAGATTTTACGGC AAAGGTGTGGGATGCTGTCACTGGAGATGAGGTCCTCACCCTGGCACACAAGCACATTGTGAAATCTGTGAACTTCACACAG GACAGTAACTGTCTCCTGACGGCAGGGAATGATAAAGTACTGCGCATCTATGACCTCAGCAAACCTGAAGCAG AACCCCAGGAGATTTCAGGCCACACCTCTGCTATAAAGAAAGCTCTGTGGTGTAACAATGACCAACAGATTCTCTCAGCTGCTGATGACAAAACTATCAG ACTTTGGGACAAGAACACCAATGAGGCTGTGAAGACTCTTTCGTTTGATGCATCTGTCACCAGCATGGAGTATATTCCTGATGGGGATATTTTCCTCATCACTTATGGGAGAACTATCGCCTTCTACAAAACTAACAG TCTGGAACTTATCAAGACAGTAGATGCCCCTGCTTCCATTCACTCTGCCTCGCTTCACCCTGAGAAAGACTTCTTTGTAGCTGGAGGAGATGACTTCAAACTCTACAAATTTGACTACAGTACCAAAGAGGAATTGG AGTCATATAAGGGCCACTTCGGGCCTGTTCACTGTGTCAGGTTTAGTCCTGACGGAGAGCTTTATGCCAGTGGTTCAGAAGATGGAACTTTGCGTCTGTGGCAGACTGCTGTAGGGAAAACATATGGCTTGTGGAAGTGTGTCCTGCCTG AGGAGCTGTCATCAGAGAACTCTGAAGTGCTGTACTGCCCTCCAACAGAGATCAAGGCCTGA
- the LOC127637733 gene encoding lamina-associated polypeptide 2, isoforms beta/gamma-like has protein sequence MSEFLEDPSMLTKDKLKSVLLAHNVALPNGDQKKDVYVQLYLKNLTAQNKKSSSSPDVFSSDDELPPAPMISNKSRSGRKATRKTDKVRPEDIDVTELSNEGLKDLLLKYGSNAGPIVASTRKVYEKKLQKLLDQGPPEAVAPTTDLTRIDGNQNGNTDSDQYSDKDEEAPAPVSVPEPVVEAEPIPVVERLVRSRGKTPVTTRTRSSQHNREEDEEEEYEEDWPVLNVKRKPKRLSHRPDQAVPASDDTENSELSPAEFFPVSKDRRRTGPVAVRKEPRPLLADKTSKLSSKTESLKRRSAPVHSVRPDLKEAAPTYKDFSEPSIVKEVSGPLVRIKANPLAVPKEPKPSMHSSLSGFDRFESPKHHGYPFQSTVSDLHEEAPIDQFDERAADITSPPIRSSNREPLVSLLNTAHIEVDGHGMQDKLNCRPVIRASVALSQESKSVSVPKNSKHIQPHLSLNKHSKPLIDTMCRLPSTHDGQSEACLSPSLSFRESAYNRASDDLMPMSVIFSQESCGSPETQPKIKQSRITPFTPVRGFDTCQTARQKTAMVEKVSAIDQTPRTVERDVLKAIFPNENLNTPTGISATCRRPIRGAAGRPVVDTKLDESRFHLTKLRETSTSYTETRSVPRVAAVPLTAYKPLAPPALKTRARRGLSVWVQLLLLSAVAGFLFFVYQAMETNEVGLFKQSGADDSTSK, from the exons ATGTCGGAATTTCTGGAAGACCCGTCCATGCTCACCAAAGATAAGCTCAAAAGTGTATTACTGGCCCATAATGTGGCTCTGCCAAACGGTGACCAGAAGAAGGACGTGTACGTGCAGCTGTACTTGAAGAATCTGACCGCGCAAAACAAAAAGAGCAGCAGCTCTCCAGATGTCTTCTCCAGCGACGATGAACTGCCTCCAGCTCCCATGATATCTAACAAGAGCCgctccggcagg AAAGCCACCAGGAAAACAGACAAAGTTCGTCCAGAGGATATTGATGTCACTGAATTGAGCAATGAAGGTTTGAAAGACCTTTTACTGAAGTATGGTTCGAACGCTGGACCCATTGTTG CATCAACTCGTAAAGTCTATGAGAAAAAACTTCAAAAATTGTTGGATCAGGGCCCTCCTGAAGCAGTGGCCCCTACCACAGACTTAACACGGATAGACGGCAACCAGAATGGCAACACAGACTCGGACCAATACAGTGACAAGGACGAAG AAGCACCAGCCCCTGTGTCTGTGCCTGAACCAGTAGTGGAGGCAGAACCCATTCCAGTTGTGGAGAGGCTAGTCAGGAGCAGGGGGAAAACGCCAGTGACCACCAGAACACGCAGTAGCCAGCACAACAGG gaggaggatgaggaagaggaaTATGAGGAAGACTGGCCAGTCTTGAATGTTAAGAGAAAACCCAAGAGATTGTCTCATAGGCCGGATCAGGCAGTCCCCGCCAGTGATGACACC GAAAACTCTGAGCTCTCACCTGCAGAGTTCTTTCCTGTTTCCAAAGACAGGAGAAGAACAGGGCCTGTG GCAGTAAGAAAGGAGCCCAGGCCTCTGCTCGCAGACAAGACATCAAAGCTCTCATCTAAGACTGAATCTCTGAAACGACGCAGCGCACCAGTTCATTCAGTTCGGCCTGATTTGAAAGAGGCTGCTCCAACTTACAAG GATTTCTCTGAGCCCTCAATAGTTAAGGAGGTTTCTGGTCCTCTGGTGAGGATCAAAGCAAACCCTTTG GCAGTGCCAAAGGAACCCAAACCTTCAATGCACTCTTCTCTTTCTGGGTTTGACCGGTTCGAATCACCAAAACATCACGGCTATCCTTTTCAGTCAACTGTGTCTGATTTACATGAGGAAGCTCCCATTGACCAG TTTGATGAGAGAGCCGCTGACATCACTTCCCCTCCGATTAGATCATCCAATCGAGAGCCACTAGTTTCCTTGCTTAATACTGCTCACATTGAG GTGGATGGCCATGGTATGCAGGATAAACTGAACTGTAGACCAGTGATCCGTGCTTCTGTG GCTTTGTCTCAGGAGTCTAAATCGGTCTCAGTGCCCAAGAATTCAAAACACATTCAGCCTCATTTGAGTCTGAACAAACATTCTAAACCTTTGATTGACACGATGTGTCGTTTACCATCTACCCATGATGGCCAAAGTGAGGCTTGCCTGTCACCCTCACTGTCTTTTAGGGAATCTGCATACAATAGGGCTTCAGATGACTTGATGCCTATGTCCGTTATATTTTCCCAG GAAAGCTGTGGCTCACCAGAGACCCAGCCCAAGATAAAGCAGTCCAGAATCACCCCATTCACTCCTGTTCGAGGGTTTGATACCTGCCAGACAGCTAGACAGAAGACCGCAATG GTCGAAAAGGTTTCTGCCATTGACCAGACCCCAAGGACAGTAGAGAGAGACGTTCTTAAAGCGATCTTTCCCAACGAAAACCTCAACACTCCTACAGGAATCAG TGCCACCTGTCGGCGACCAATCAGAGGAGCAGCTGGCCGGCCTGTAGTTGATACAAAGCTGGACGAATCCCGTTTCCATCTTACAAAGCTAAGAGAAACCAGCACCTCCTACACCGAGACCCGGTCTGTTCCACGGGTGGCTGCTGTCCCTCTAACCGCTTACAAGCCTCTGGCGCCCCCTGCTCTGAAGACCAGAGCGCGGCGTGGCCTGTCAGTGTGGGTGCAGCTTCTGCTGCTCAGTGCCGTCGCTGGATTCCTGTTCTTTGTCTACCAGGCCATGGAGACTAATGAGGTTGGACTCTTCAAGCAAAGTGGAGCAGATGATAGCACCAGCAAGTGA